In the Qipengyuania gelatinilytica genome, CCCGAGACCCGCGCGCACGCACAGCTGCATGCCGACGCGCTTATCGCCGAAGGAGAAGGGCTGGCGTGAGTGACGAGGGGCTTGCTGCACGTGTCGCCGGGTCGGTCGGTGCGATCGACCGTGCGGCATGGAATGCGCTTGCCGGCGACAATCCCTTCATGAGCCATGAATTCCTGACCTCGCTGGAGGATTCGGGCAGCGTGGGGCCGGGCACCGGATGGCAGCCTGTCCCGCTCGTCATTTCGTCCGAAGACGGTCCGCCGCTTGCCGCCATGCCGTCCTATGCGAAGGGGCACAGCCAGGGCGAATATGTCTTCGACCATGCCTTTGCCGATGCGTGGGAGCGGGCAGGGGGGCGATATTACCCCAAGCTCCAGATTGCAGCGCCATTCACGCCCGCCACCGGGCCGCGCCTGTTGTTGTCCGACAGCTCGCTTGCAGCGCCGCTGTTGTCTGCAGCCGAGCAACTCTGCCTGCAAAATGACTTCTCGTCGGCACATGCGACTTTCATCGAGCCCGACCAGCTCAGCCTGTTCGAGGAGGCCGGCTGGCTCCTGCGCAGCGACATCCAGTTCCACTGGGTCAATCAGGATTTTGGCAGCTTCGAGGATTTCCTCGCCACATTGACCTCACGCAAGCGCAAGGACCTGCGTAAGGAGCGCGCCGCCGCGCAGGAAGGTCTGGAAATCGTCCGGCTGAGCGGAGACGCGATACGCCCCGACCACTGGGATGCCTTCTGGCATTTCTACCAGGATACAGGGGCGCGCAAATGGGGCCAGCCTTACCTGACCCGCGAGGCGTTCGACCTGTTCGGCGAGCGGATGGGCGAGAAGATCGTACTGGTGCTGGCGCTCGAAGATGGCGAACCGATTGCTGGTGCGCTCAATTTCATCGGCGGCGACGCGCTGTACGGTCGCTATTGGGGCTGTTCGAAGCAGGTCCGCTTCCTGCATTTCGAACTTTGCTATTACCAGGCGATCGACGTGGCGATCGAACTGGGTCTCTCACGGGTGGAGGCGGGCGCCCAGGGCGGGCACAAGCTGGCCCGCGGTTATGAGCCCGTCGAAACGGTGTCTGCACACTGGTTCGCCGATAGCGGATTCCGCGCGGCGGTGGCGGAGTTCCTCGAGCGAGAGCGCGAAGGCGTGGCCGCCGACCGCAATTATCTCGAGCGAAGAACGCCTTTCAGGAAATCGGTCTAGGTCAGGCAACCTTGCGCGATCCGGCAATGAGCCATTCGCGTGCACGGCGCTGGGCCTCGGCGATTTCGCGAGCGGTCATTTCGTCCGAAACATCGGCGCGGCACCATGCGGCTTCCTCGTGGCCCTTGGAGGCCGCGATGTTGAACCATTTGTGTGCTTCGATCATGTCGGTGGTGCAGCCATGGCTTCCGGTCGAGAATGCGACGCCGAGCGCGTAGAGCGCGTCGATGCTGCCTTGCTCGTAATCGGCCAGGTGTTCGGCGATGGTGACGAGTGCCTCGTCGCTCTGTTCGATCCGGCCTGCACCGCCTTCGATGGACTTGAGTTGCATCTTACAAACTCCCCCAATTCAACCCGGCTCCCCTGCCGGACAAGCTCAGGTGTCGGCCTTTATAGTCAATAAATGGTTAACGCCGATCTTCACCATTTGCTGGGGTCCTTGCCGGTAGGCTGCGCTTAATGTGTCACAGGCTATAGGATGAATTCGGAAAGCCGCTTGTGCCTCCAAGGCACGCCTCCTATAGGCCGCGCCATCGGAGCGCTGCGGGTACCGGAAAAATCCGGACCGGCGGGTCAAGCGGCTCTTCGGATACGATTTTGGAAGAAGGGTGAAAGGCTCAATGGCCACCTCGGCGTCGAATGTTTCCGAAAAACTCAAGCAGGCCAAGGCTGCCGTCGACAAGGACTACGTCCCGTCGGACGATGAAGAGTATATGGGCGAGCGGCAGCTCGACTATTTCCGCATGCTGTTGCTGGATTGGAAGAAATCGATCCATGATGCTGCCGGCCAGACGCTCCAGTCGCTGCAGGACGGCCCAATCCGCGAGCCTGACCTCAACGACCG is a window encoding:
- a CDS encoding GNAT family N-acetyltransferase, producing MSDEGLAARVAGSVGAIDRAAWNALAGDNPFMSHEFLTSLEDSGSVGPGTGWQPVPLVISSEDGPPLAAMPSYAKGHSQGEYVFDHAFADAWERAGGRYYPKLQIAAPFTPATGPRLLLSDSSLAAPLLSAAEQLCLQNDFSSAHATFIEPDQLSLFEEAGWLLRSDIQFHWVNQDFGSFEDFLATLTSRKRKDLRKERAAAQEGLEIVRLSGDAIRPDHWDAFWHFYQDTGARKWGQPYLTREAFDLFGERMGEKIVLVLALEDGEPIAGALNFIGGDALYGRYWGCSKQVRFLHFELCYYQAIDVAIELGLSRVEAGAQGGHKLARGYEPVETVSAHWFADSGFRAAVAEFLEREREGVAADRNYLERRTPFRKSV